TTCTGATAAGTCCCATGCTTTTTTCACTATTTCTCTTGTCTCATTAGGGTCTTTTACTTGTTCATATTTCAGGTCTAGACTGTCAAGTATTTTTGTTGTTGCTTTACTCATTGGGAATTGTCCGTATACTTTTTCTCCTAATGATCCTCTGTGGCTAATAATCATTAGTATGGGGAAGTTGTATAGTTTCATTAGTGATGCTATTACGTTTACACTGTTTCCTAGTCCTGAGTTTTGCATGAGAATTGCTGGTTTTAATCCTCCCATATATGCTCCTGCACAGATTCCGAATCCTTCTTCTTCTCTTGTGACTGGAACGTGTTTTATTTCTTCATCTTCTTCTATGAGTTTTAGTAATTTTTTTAAGTTAGCACAAGGTACGCTGACTATGAAGTTTATGCCAGCATCTTTTATTCCCTTGTAGATTACATCTGTTGTATCCAAAAATAATCACGCCTTATATTATTTGTATTTGTTGAGTTAGTATTTTTTTCCTTATTTATTAGTTTAGTTTTTTGTAATATAAGATTGGTGTGTTTTTTATAAAAAAGAGTTTTAGGGTGGTGGTGATGAGTTTGATTTTTTAGTTTATTCTTCGAAGTATGATTCGATGTCTAGGTCTTTTGCTTCTGCGATTTCTATTAGTTGTTTGTATAGTACTGGGTCTACTGGGGTTCCGTTTTCATGGTTTTTGTTTATGTTTTCTATTTCACGGTCTCCTGGTATTACTCCGTTTTCTTCTCTTATTTCACTTACGAATCTGTCTACGTAGAATTTGAATTGCATGGATCCTGCAAAGTGTTCTGGGTCTATTGCTATTAGTAGGTCTCCTTTTGTACACATTTCATCAGGTGTTGCGGTTCCTTTTACTTTTTCTCCATATTCTGCTCCTACTAGTGGTCCTGCTAGTAATTCAAACATGAATGCTAGTGCATATCCTTTGAATCCTCCGAATGGTAGGATTGATCCTTCTAGTCCTGCTGCAGGGTCTGTTGTTGGGTTTCCATCCTTGTCAAGTGCGAGGCCTTCTGGTATTTTTTCTCCTTTTCTTTTGGATTCTAGTAGTTTTCCTCTAGCTGTTACACTTGTTGCCATATCTACACATATGTAGTTGTGTATGTCATCTGATGGTATGCTTATTGTTATAGGGTTTGTTCCGAGTAATGCTTTTTTACCGCCAAATGGTGCCATTGCTGGTTCTGTATTTGATATTACTATTCCTATCATATCTTGTAGTGATGCTAAATCTGAGTAGTATCCTGCTATTCCATAGTGGTTACTGTCGTGTATTCCTACTATTCCTACTCCTGTTTCACTTGCTTTTTTCACTGCTAAATCCATTGCTTTTACTGTTACGTAGTGTCCGAATTTATGATTTCCGTTTATCAGTGCTGTTGATGGTGATTCTTTTTCTATTTCATAATCACCTTCTGTTTTTATTGTTCCAGCGTTTATACTTTTTATGTATTGTGGAAATCTTCCTAGTCCGTGTGTTGAGAATCCTTTTAGGTCTCCGTCTGTTATTACATCAGCTACTATGGATGCTTCATTTTTTTGTACTCCATATGCTAGTAATATTTCTTCGATTAGTTTTGATTCATTTTCTATACTTATCTTCATTGTTTCGCCTCTTATTTATTGATTGTTTTTCGTTAATTTATGAAATTATAATTCTATATTTTCGTTATTATATGTGTTTATGAGTACTCTGTTTTTCTCATCTTCCTGTATTTTTCCGATTACATATGTGTCATGGTATTTGTTTAGTATTTCTAGTGCTTGGTCTTTGTATTTTTCATCGAGTATTACTGCAAATCCTATGCCCATATTGAATACGTGGTACATTTCTTTGTCTTCTATGCCTGTTGCCTGTATTGCTTTGAATATTGGTAGTGGTTCTGGTAGGTTATCTATTATGTATGTCATGTTGTGGTTTAGTCTTTTTAGATTACTGAATCCTCCACCTGTTATATGTCCTAGTCCATGTACTTCAACATCTGAGTTTAGTAGTTCTATTATTGGGTCTACGTAGATTATTGTTGGTTCTAGCAGTGCTTCACCTACTGTTACTGAGTTGTCTGTTGGTAGTTTGTCTGTTACTTTGTAGTTAGCTATGTCCAGCAGTGCTTTTCTTGCTAGGCTTAATCCGTTACTGTGTACTCCACTACTGGTTATTCCTAGTATTATATCTCCATCTTTTATTTCTGTTCCTGTTATTATTTTGTTTTTGTCTACTGTTCCTATACCTGTTCCTGCTAGGTCAAAATCTTTTATTATTTTTGGTAAGGATGCTGTTTCTCCACCTATCATTGCTATTTTGGCTTGTTGACATCCTGCTTTTAGTCCTTTTCCTATTTCTTTTGCTATTTCTGGGTTTGGATGTTCTACGGCTAGATAGTCTACCATTGCTATTGGTTCTGCTCCCACACATAGTATGTCGTTTACAACCATAGCTATACAGTCTATTCCTACAGTATCATATTTTTCCATTTGTTTTGCGATTAGTATTTTACTTCCTACGCCGTCGGTACTCATTGCTATTGCTTTTTTTCCAAAGTCTACTAGTGCTGCGAAGTGTCCCTTGTTTTTTATTATATTTCTGTATTCTATTGTTTCTGCTAGTTCTCCTGTTAGTGCTTGTACTGTTTGTTCTTCTAGACTAATATCTACACCTGCTTCAGAGTATGTTACCATTTTCTCACCTGAATATTTTTTTTATAAAATTATTTCTTTTCGTGTTGGGGGGGGGGGTTTAGTTTTAACGAAAATATTTTTTCATGAATTAATTGTTCATTAATTAATTAGTTATTAATTATTTATCTCTTTCATAATTTTTATATATTCAGATAATTTTTTTATTTTTGTTGGGTGCATGTTATGTAAAAATAAATGAGTATTGTTTAGGTTGGTGGTTAGGTGAGGGAGGTTAGGTATGAGAGAGTTTACTTTTATTATTGTAGTCTTGTTGTTTCAAGATTCATTGGTGTTTTTGTTTCTATCTTATATGACCTGTATATACTACTTGCCAGGTCTAATGCTTTGTATGCATCTCCGTGGCATACTAGTATTTTATCTGGTTTTGGTGATAGTCTTCTTACATATTCCATTAATTGTTTTCTGTCACTGTGTCCACTGAATCCATCGATTGTTATTACTTCTAGGTTTATGTGGAATAGTTGTGTTACTCCATCTTTTTCTAGTGGCACTTCTTCGAATCCTTTCTGTATTCTTCTTCCTAGTGATCCCTCTGACTGGTATCCTACAAATATGATACTGTTCTTTTCGTCTTCACATAATTCTTTGAAGTATTCTACGGAGTTTCCTCCTGTTAACATTCCTGATGTTGATAGAATTATGCATGGTTCTGGGTTATCTATGAGTTTTCTTCTTTGTTCATTGTTTGTTACTTTTTCGAATACATCTGATATGAATGGATTTTTACCTATGTGGAATATTTGGTCTCTTAGGTCGTTGCTTAAGTATTCTGGGTGTGCTGTGTGTATTGCTGTTGCTTCCCAAATCATTCCGTCTATGTATACTGGTACTTCTTTTAGTATTCCATGGTTTATGTATTCTTCTAGTACTATCATTATTTCTTGTGCTCTTCCTACTGCAAATACAGGTATAAGCACTTTTCCGCCTCTGTTGAGTGTGTTGTATATTGTTTTTATTAGTTCTTTTTCTGCTGTGTTTCTTGTTGGTGTTACGTCTTCATGTCCTCCGTATGTACTTTCCATTACTAGTGATTCTATTCTTGGGAATCTTGTTACGGATGGTTCTAGCAGTCTGCTTTTCTCGTTTTTGAAGTCACCAGTGTATACAAAGTTGTGTTTTCCGTCTCCTATGTGGAGGTGTGCCATTGCTGATCCTACAATGTGTCCTGCATTATGTAGTGTTAGTCTCATATCTGGTGATATGTCTGTTACTTCTCCATAATCTAGTGTTATTGTTTTGTTTATTGTTTCTTTCACATCTTTTATGTTGAATGGTAGTGGATCGTCTTCTCTGTGTGATATATCTATGTGGTCTTGTTGTAGTAGTGTCATCATGTCTCTTGTTGGTGTTGTACAGTATGTTGGTCCCTGGTATCCGTAATGGTATAGGTATGGTACGAATCCGGAGTGGTCTAGGTGTGCGTGTGTTATGATTACAGCGTCTAGGTCGTTAAGGTTGAATTCTGGCACGTTTAGGTATGGGTATGATGTTTTATCATCGACTCCTGCCACGTTTACTCCACAGTCTAGTATTACTTTACTGTTTGGTGTCTGTAAAAATAGGCAGGATCGTCCTACTTCTCTGAATCCTCCTAGGGATGTTAGTCTTACCCAGTCGTTATCGAATTCTGCTTCTCTGTGTATTCTTTTTCCCAGTCTTTGTAGGAATTCTTTTCTTTCTTTACTGTTTCTTCTTAGTGTTAATCTTATTCTCTGTATTGTTTCTGAGGTTATTGGTGGTGTTCTTAGTATTTTTGGTGCCCATCCTGTCTGTTTTACTATTTCACGTGATGTTGCCCCATATTTTCCTATTACCAGTCCTGGTTTTTTGGATTCTATTATTACTTCACATGTTACTTCGTCAAAGGATATGTCTGTTATATCTGCATCTTTTGGTACTATTTCCTCTATTTTTTCTATTGTTTCTGTTGGGTCTAATAGTACTGATTTGTCTGATCTGATGATGATTCTTTTTCTGATATCTTTTGCCAGGTCTCTTATGATGTTTCCGTTGTCTTTGATTATTTCAGGATTTTTGGTGTATATGACTATCTCTGGACCTTCGAATTCTACTTTTGCTAATTTTACTCTTTCGGGTAAACGTTCAGTAATTTTTTCTGTGATCTCTTCGATCATACTCATGGTTTCACTCTCTCTTTATCTATTGATAATTTTTACATGTAAATTATCTTCATGATTTGTTGTAATTTTGTTGTAATATTATTTTTTTTAGTTAAAAAATTCTTTTAGAAAAATAATGTATGCGATTTTTTAACTAATTATTTTTTGAAATAAATAGTCTTATTTTTTGTTTTATAAGTTGAGTTTGAATAATAGTTTATTCTCATGTATTCTACGTAGTGTTTTTTTTTATTGTTTAAGTTGATTTTTGGATAATCTCTATAATTAGTATTTGTGAGTTTATCATAACTTAAAAAAAATTGTTATTATGTTGGCTATTTTTTGTAGAATTACATGTTAAAAATAATTAATAATAACTTTGTTTGTTGTTATATATAATTGTTTTATCTTAATTAGTATAATTTTTATTAGATGTTGGTATTTTTTTTCTTTAGAAAAAAGGTAGTGGTGGGGGTTATATTTTTTTTCGTGTTTACATGTTTTCTTTTATTTGTGCTATTTCTTCTCGGGTGTATATTTTCATTCCGTCTTCTGTTATTGTTGCTAGTCTGTAGTGGTTTCCGGAGTATACGTCTCTTTCCATTGCTGAGGTTATTGCTTTTATTGCTACTTCTTTTCCTTCTTCTACGGTTATGTCTTCATTGTATCTGTCTTCTAGTACTCCTAGTGCGTATGGTGATCCTGATCCTGTGGATATGCATTTGTCTTCTATGTAGCTTCCACTTGGGTCCATGGAGTATAGTTTTGGTCCTTTTTTGTCTACTCCACCTACAATTGTTTGTACGTAGAATGGTTGTGATTTTAGGATGTTACTTGTTAGTACTGCTAATGAGTCTATTGACATTTCTTTTTCGTTTCTTAGTTTGTATAGTGATATTTCTGCTTTGAGTATGTCCATTAGTGATTGTGCGTGTGATACTGTTCCTGCGATTGTTGCTCCTATTTTATCATCTAGTTGGAAGAGTTTGTCTGCATTTTTATTTGCTACTAGGCTTCCCATGGTTGCTCTGGTTTCGGTTGCTAGTACAACTCCGTCTTTGCAAACAAATCCTACTGTTGTTGTTCCTTTCATATTTTTGTCTGTGTCGTTCATGGATTTACACCTCATTTCTTTCATATTTTTGTGATTTGTTTATTATTTTTATTTTTTTTTTAATGTATTGTTTTATGAAATAATTTTTTTGATAATAATAACATTTTTTCTTATGATTTTTTGTTTTTTTATTTCATTTATTATACATTAAATTTTTTTTATTATTTTTTTATTATTTGTTTTTACGATAATAGTTTATTAATTTTATTTTATATACTTTTGGTTATTAAAATGTTTCTTGAAATAAATTTATGAAACAATTATTTCTTAATTAGTATGATTTTTATAGAAAAAGTATAAAGTGGGGGGGGGGAAGTGTTAATACATGTATTAGTCTTTAGTCATGTATTTTTCTTTAATTGTTTCTGCAATTTTCATGAATTCTTTTGCTGCTGCAGATTCAGGTTCTGATTTAACAATAGGTTGGTCGAATTTATCTGCTGATTCAGATACACTTG
This genomic interval from Candidatus Methanosphaera massiliense contains the following:
- the comD gene encoding sulfopyruvate decarboxylase subunit alpha, which codes for MDTTDVIYKGIKDAGINFIVSVPCANLKKLLKLIEEDEEIKHVPVTREEEGFGICAGAYMGGLKPAILMQNSGLGNSVNVIASLMKLYNFPILMIISHRGSLGEKVYGQFPMSKATTKILDSLDLKYEQVKDPNETREIVKKAWDLSEISGEPIALLFEISYWSRSVE
- a CDS encoding beta-CASP ribonuclease aCPSF1, which produces MIEEITEKITERLPERVKLAKVEFEGPEIVIYTKNPEIIKDNGNIIRDLAKDIRKRIIIRSDKSVLLDPTETIEKIEEIVPKDADITDISFDEVTCEVIIESKKPGLVIGKYGATSREIVKQTGWAPKILRTPPITSETIQRIRLTLRRNSKERKEFLQRLGKRIHREAEFDNDWVRLTSLGGFREVGRSCLFLQTPNSKVILDCGVNVAGVDDKTSYPYLNVPEFNLNDLDAVIITHAHLDHSGFVPYLYHYGYQGPTYCTTPTRDMMTLLQQDHIDISHREDDPLPFNIKDVKETINKTITLDYGEVTDISPDMRLTLHNAGHIVGSAMAHLHIGDGKHNFVYTGDFKNEKSRLLEPSVTRFPRIESLVMESTYGGHEDVTPTRNTAEKELIKTIYNTLNRGGKVLIPVFAVGRAQEIMIVLEEYINHGILKEVPVYIDGMIWEATAIHTAHPEYLSNDLRDQIFHIGKNPFISDVFEKVTNNEQRRKLIDNPEPCIILSTSGMLTGGNSVEYFKELCEDEKNSIIFVGYQSEGSLGRRIQKGFEEVPLEKDGVTQLFHINLEVITIDGFSGHSDRKQLMEYVRRLSPKPDKILVCHGDAYKALDLASSIYRSYKIETKTPMNLETTRLQ
- the psmB gene encoding archaeal proteasome endopeptidase complex subunit beta, which gives rise to MNDTDKNMKGTTTVGFVCKDGVVLATETRATMGSLVANKNADKLFQLDDKIGATIAGTVSHAQSLMDILKAEISLYKLRNEKEMSIDSLAVLTSNILKSQPFYVQTIVGGVDKKGPKLYSMDPSGSYIEDKCISTGSGSPYALGVLEDRYNEDITVEEGKEVAIKAITSAMERDVYSGNHYRLATITEDGMKIYTREEIAQIKENM
- the purM gene encoding phosphoribosylformylglycinamidine cyclo-ligase; its protein translation is MVTYSEAGVDISLEEQTVQALTGELAETIEYRNIIKNKGHFAALVDFGKKAIAMSTDGVGSKILIAKQMEKYDTVGIDCIAMVVNDILCVGAEPIAMVDYLAVEHPNPEIAKEIGKGLKAGCQQAKIAMIGGETASLPKIIKDFDLAGTGIGTVDKNKIITGTEIKDGDIILGITSSGVHSNGLSLARKALLDIANYKVTDKLPTDNSVTVGEALLEPTIIYVDPIIELLNSDVEVHGLGHITGGGFSNLKRLNHNMTYIIDNLPEPLPIFKAIQATGIEDKEMYHVFNMGIGFAVILDEKYKDQALEILNKYHDTYVIGKIQEDEKNRVLINTYNNENIEL
- the comC gene encoding L-sulfolactate dehydrogenase — encoded protein: MKISIENESKLIEEILLAYGVQKNEASIVADVITDGDLKGFSTHGLGRFPQYIKSINAGTIKTEGDYEIEKESPSTALINGNHKFGHYVTVKAMDLAVKKASETGVGIVGIHDSNHYGIAGYYSDLASLQDMIGIVISNTEPAMAPFGGKKALLGTNPITISIPSDDIHNYICVDMATSVTARGKLLESKRKGEKIPEGLALDKDGNPTTDPAAGLEGSILPFGGFKGYALAFMFELLAGPLVGAEYGEKVKGTATPDEMCTKGDLLIAIDPEHFAGSMQFKFYVDRFVSEIREENGVIPGDREIENINKNHENGTPVDPVLYKQLIEIAEAKDLDIESYFEE